AGGGTTTTTAAAAGGAGAGACATCTTTAAACCCTATTGAATTAGAGATACTTGGAGATATTAAGGGAAAAAGGATTTTACATTTGCAATGTCATTTCGGACAAGACACCATTTCATTAAGCAGGCTCGGCGCAAAAGTCACCGGTATTGATTTTTCTGACAAGGCAATTGAAAGTGCCAGAAAAATTGCCAGGGAGACCTCTTCAGACGTTCAATTTATCTGTTGCGATTTGTATGATTTAGGAAACCATCTGGATAAGCAATTTGATCTTATTTTCACGAGTTATGGAACTATTGCGTGGTTACCCGACTTAGATAAATGGGGAAAAATAATCTCCAGGTTTTTGAAACCAACCGGGAAATTTATTTTTGTAGAATTTCATCCTGTGGTTTGGATGTTCGACGAGAATTTCAATAAAATCAGCTATAATTATTTTAATGTAGCACCGATAGCGGAAACAGAAAGCGGAACTTATGCGGATAAAAATGCAAGCATATCTCAGTCTTATGTAACATGGAATCATAGTATGAGTGAAGTGATAAGCAGCTTGTTAAATAATTCTTTAGAACTTAACGAAATGCGGGAATATGACTATTCTCCTTATAATGTTTTTAACAATACGATTGAAATAGAGCCTAAAAAATTCAGAATAAAGCATTTCGATAATAAAATTCCGATGGTATTTTCAATTGTTGCAAGCAAGAAAGCTGAAGGGTAATAATCTTCAAATAGTTTCTATATTTTATTCATTTTCTGTTAGTTTAGCTTCCTAAACCACAGAATATCACCAATGATCAAGACACTCACCAGATTACTTCCGTTTGTTTTTCTGTTCACCTTCACATCAGCTCTTTTTGGTCAGGACTGGACGTTGAAGCAAGCTCCCTTAATGACAAAATGGGCTGCACAGGTCGAGCCCAAAAATCCCCTGCCCGAATATCCGAGACCTCAGATGGCACGCGAAAACTGGATGAACCTGAATGGCATCTGGCAATTTCAGGCTAACGGCACGAATGACGGCGTTCCAATTGGTAAAGATTTATCGGGAAGTATTTTAGTACCCTATCCGGTTGAGTCGGCAATATCGGGTGTGATGAAACATCATGAACGAATCTGGTATCGCCGCACTTTTACTATCCCTTCCAAATGGAAGGGCCAGCGCATCATGCTCAACTTTGGCGCTGTCGACTGGGAATCAGAAGTGTTCGTTAACGGAAAAAGTGTTGGAGTGCATCGTGGCGGATATGATCCCTTCAGCTATGATATTACTCCCTATCTTTCAGGTAAAGGGCCGCAGGAACTTATTGTCAGGGTGTTTGATCCGTCGGAAAACGGTGGTCAGCCCCGTGGTAAGCAAGCTACTACGGGTATAGAAATTATGTACACTCCCTCAACAGGAATCTGGCAAACCGTCTGGCTGGAACCGGTCCCCAAAATCAGCATTGATGACATTAAGATCACTCCGGATATTGACAATTCTTCCTTAAAACTGACAGTGAATACAATGGGATCCGCTAACGGTGTTTCGGTTGCTGTAAAGGTTAAAAATGAGGGTAAGATAGTGAAGTCTGTGGTTGGTAATCCGAACACTGAGATAACCATTCCCGTTCCTGATACCCGGCTTTGGTCACCCGACGATCCCTTCCTTTATGATCTTTCAGTCTCTTTAATTCAAAACAAGAAAACCGTCGATCATATTTCCAGCTACTTTGGAATGCGCAAAATTTCAGTCGGTATGGTTGATGGTGTTCAGAGAATATTACTCAACAACAAATTTGTATTTCAGCTAGGTGCACTGGATCAGGGTTTCTGGCCCGATGGCATTTATACTGCGCCGACCGACGAGGCTCTCAGATATGATTTGGAGCAGCAAAAGGCTTTAGGTTTTAACATGATCCGTAAGCATGTGAAGGTAGAACCTTACCGCTGGTACTACTGGGCCGACAAGCTAGGTTTCTTGGTATGGCAGGATATGCCCACCGCCCAGTCATATGGTGGTGTGGGTGCCGATGCGAAGCAATATTCTACTGAACTGGCCAGGATGGTACAAACACACTGGAACGCTCCGAGCATCATTATGTGGGTTGTCTATAATGAAAAATGCGGACAGGATGTTATTAATAAAACGATACCTACCCCTGTGTTAACAAATATGGTTAAGGAGCTCGACCCTTCC
The window above is part of the Arcticibacter tournemirensis genome. Proteins encoded here:
- a CDS encoding class I SAM-dependent methyltransferase; translation: MKPEDNFIEINKHSWNNRVDTHVHSEFYNLEGFLKGETSLNPIELEILGDIKGKRILHLQCHFGQDTISLSRLGAKVTGIDFSDKAIESARKIARETSSDVQFICCDLYDLGNHLDKQFDLIFTSYGTIAWLPDLDKWGKIISRFLKPTGKFIFVEFHPVVWMFDENFNKISYNYFNVAPIAETESGTYADKNASISQSYVTWNHSMSEVISSLLNNSLELNEMREYDYSPYNVFNNTIEIEPKKFRIKHFDNKIPMVFSIVASKKAEG
- a CDS encoding glycoside hydrolase family 2 protein, with the translated sequence MIKTLTRLLPFVFLFTFTSALFGQDWTLKQAPLMTKWAAQVEPKNPLPEYPRPQMARENWMNLNGIWQFQANGTNDGVPIGKDLSGSILVPYPVESAISGVMKHHERIWYRRTFTIPSKWKGQRIMLNFGAVDWESEVFVNGKSVGVHRGGYDPFSYDITPYLSGKGPQELIVRVFDPSENGGQPRGKQATTGIEIMYTPSTGIWQTVWLEPVPKISIDDIKITPDIDNSSLKLTVNTMGSANGVSVAVKVKNEGKIVKSVVGNPNTEITIPVPDTRLWSPDDPFLYDLSVSLIQNKKTVDHISSYFGMRKISVGMVDGVQRILLNNKFVFQLGALDQGFWPDGIYTAPTDEALRYDLEQQKALGFNMIRKHVKVEPYRWYYWADKLGFLVWQDMPTAQSYGGVGADAKQYSTELARMVQTHWNAPSIIMWVVYNEKCGQDVINKTIPTPVLTNMVKELDPSRLVNEASGYDWYGSGDIADSHTYPAPKSIPGKPNQAIVSGEYGATKYPLGGHLWGKDNVVEVTSEDEYINRYENYANALCYLKTKGLNGAVYTQITDVETELNGIITYDRAAFKTDINKLRTFNLNAINKELSLEDVLPNSQNQGQSWKYVTAAPAASWYKASFNDSGWSDSKGPFASAGTPDIIIGTSWTSSDIWLRKQFSMGALSAEDLNNLVFNLYHDDDCEIYINGVLAASIKGFSTYSIVPFNEVAKKALILNGTNTIAVHCHQDAGGQGIDVGIAKKIIK